The Methanofollis sp. genome includes the window CGTCGGTGACGCCGGCGGCGATGATGTTGTGGGCGTCGTGGGAGACGCTTGTCGCGATCGCCCCGTCCTTCAGGCCAAGGCCGTGGACCAGGCCGACGCCGCAGCCCGTGCCACGGTAGCGGTCGCATACGACGACCTTGAGGATGTCCCTCTCCAGGTCGGGTACATCTGCCACCTCAATGGAGAGAGACTCGGTGACAATCTGCCCCGGCACAAGGCCGATCACCCGCGCCCTGCCCTGCCCCCGGACCGCAATATCGGCCGGCGACGGCACCGGGCAGGCAAACCGCGGTTCAGGGCATATGGGTTCTCTGAATCCCGGGTCTTCGTATTTCTTCCCGAGAATATAGGTCTCTTTCACGGCGAAGACTTCGTCGTCTGCAAGCACGCAGAAGTCGGCCCGCCGTCCGGGCGCGATCGCCCCCCGGTCGTCGAGGCGGAAACGCTCTGCCGCGGTGAGGGTCGCCGCACGGAGGGCGGTCTCCAGGGAGACCCCTGCGGCCACGAGTTTCCGCACTGCGTCGTCGATGTGCCCCTCGGCGACGAGCATGTCGGCATGGCGGTCGTCGGTCGCGAGGCAGCAGCGGGCGGCCGTGCACGGCGTCAGCAGGGGGGCAAGGGCCGTGATGTTCTGCTCTGTCGAGCCCTCACGCATCATGATGTACATCCCGAGTTTCAGTTTCTCCTCGGCCTCCGCGCACGCGGTGCACTCGTGATCGCTCTGGATGCCCGCGAGCACGTAGGCATTGAGGGGCCTGCCCGCGGGGAGGGGGGCGTGCCCGTCCCGCACGGCGCAGAGCCCGATCTTTTTCCAGACCTCCGGGTCTCCCGAGAGGACGCCGGGGACGTTCATCACCTCCCCGAGGCCCACCACCCCGTCGGCTCTCGCAAAAGCGGCCAGGTCGTCGGCAGAGAGGTCGGCCCCGCCCATGTCGAGGGACGTGGCGGGAACGCAGGAGGGGAGGGTGAGGAGGATGGACAGTCCGGCCGACTTCCCCTCCTCACGCATGAACAGAAGCCCTTCGACCCCTGAGACATTCGCGATCTCATGGGGATCGGCGACGACCGTCGTCGTACCGTGAGGGACAACGCACCTGGCGTACTCGCCGGGCACCAGGAGAGAACTCTCGATATGCGTGTGGGCGTCGATCAGGCCGGGGACCACCCGTGCCCCGCCGAGGTCGACCGTCTCCCCGGCCTCATAGATGCCTGTCCCGACGACGATGCCGTCCGCGACCGCGAAGGAGGTCTCGTCCCAGGAGCAGGTATAAGGATTATAGAGAGAGAGATGCGTGAAGAGACGGTCTGCAGGCTCAAGCCCCTGCGCCACCCTGAGAGTCCGTCTCATCTCTCACACCTGGATGTCCTTGATCACCGATACAGTCCTCTCGTTGCCCTTCATGAAATACAGGTATATCTTGTAGTCCCCGGGGGGGAGGTCCATCGGGAAAGTCAGGGCAGCCGTACCGGTCGGCAAGGTTTCCGAGCGGGCTATTTTCGTCACTTCGGTCTGCTTGAAGTCACGGATCTCAAAGACAGTCACCTGAACCGTACCGTTCACCATCTCAGCGGGGTTTTCTACCGTGACCTGCAGGTTTCCGTCCGCATAATGCACGTCCCCGAAACCGATCCCCGTACATCCGGCAGTCCACGCGACCATGCAGAGGCAGACACCGATCAAAATGGAAGGTCCAATCTTCATTCCGGCCACCATGTGAATGTCACTGCTGAAAAAAGATATATCCTTTGGTCTGTTGCCGGGGACGTCATCTCTTCAGGCCCTGGATAAATAAAGAGAGCGCTTCATGAACATTCTTTCCCGACTTTGCAGATACGAGGTACACGGATGCGTCCCCGATCTCATGGGCAAAGCGAGAGGGAGACGAACCCGGCAGGTCGCATTTGTTGAGCATGATGGCGTACGGAACCTTTTGTGCGACAAGCCAGTCGGAGAGACGCCGGACCATGGGATCGGGATCCGCGGTCGAGTCCACCACGATGATGGCTCCATCCATGCCCCGGGCAAGGATCTGCCTGACAAACTCAAAACGCTCCTGACCTGGCGTCCCAAAGAGATAGACCATCTCCTGTCCTACCTGGACCCTCCCATAATCCAGGGCAACCGTGGTCGACCCGCCCTCGCACCGTGCCTCGATGTGCCGGGTGTTCTGGTCCAGTGCCTGGATCAGGCTGGACTTCCCGGCGTCGTACGGCCCGAAGACACAGAGCTTGAACTTACCATGTGCCATCACCATTGCTTTGGTTACAGGTCTATTTCGACATTTCGAAATGAATTACATAAATATCCAGAGTTTTAAAAAAAATCAGGGGCTTTAAACGGGTCTGATTGGCACTGTGAGTATTTTCTTAGAGTTTCTCGACGGTGACCCTGACCCTGTCGCCGGCCTTGAGGCCATGCCCCTTCGGTACGTCGATATTGAACCAGAGCTGGCCGGGGTCCGCGTCACCGGAGCCCTTCGGTCCCTGCTGCATGATGCAGTCCTTCTGCTCATTGATCCGTGCAACAAACTCGATCTCAGACTCGAATGAGATGATCTTTTCCATGTTCAGATGTATGGCACACGATAGTACTTATGCTGCGCGCGGACTGACCATCCAGGTCGTGGAATTGGAGTAACTCCAGCGGGTAATCTCAAGTTCATCGCAGATCTCCGAAAGGATGGCAAGATTTGTCCCGACTTCCTTTGCAGAGAGCCCGAGATCATGAGCGATGTACTTTGACTTGAAATAGTGTTTGCCTCGCTGTATGCCTGATTTGAGGTAATGAACAATCCGGCATTGACTGTCGTTGTACTGTTCCCGGATACTCTTTTTTCTATCCATCTCAATACCTCAGCGTGTTAGACGTATCGTAGGTTTATTATAAATAGTTTCTGTTTTTCAAGGAGGATATCCGGGCAATTGCACCTGGAAATCCCTTGCGGCCTCAACCGGATGAGCCCCGATAAATAAACAGGGGCAGGGGATCACCGCCGCCTCAGCGCAAAGAGGAGGAGGGCCGCTGCCCCGAGTGCAGGGATCAGGGTTCCCGATGCCTGTGTCATGGTCGTCTCCGGTGCCGTCGTCTCCGTGGTCACGGCCGTTGTCAGGAACGGTGTCGTTGCGGTTGTCTCCGGTGCCGTCGTCTCCGTGGTCACGGCCATCGTAGGAACAGTGGTGGGCGCTGTCGTTGCCGCGGTCGTCGGCGTCGTGTTCACGCCGACCCGATTGCCGACGGAGAACGTGATGACATTGGAATCCTCTGCATCGTCGGCAAAGCCCTGCGGCGATGTCCACCTGGCCTGGACCTTATACGTCCCTTCCTCAAGGTTCTCCAGGGCGACCGGTCCGGGCCTGCCCGGGTCGTCGGTGTAGAAGACCGAATTTGTGATCGGCAGATTCGAGAAATCACGTCCGCCAAAAGTTGTCATCTCCGCACCTCCCGGCGTTGTGAGCACAAGTTCGACCGCCGCACGCGTCTCTCCGGCCGCATAGTACGTACCGACATCTGGCGATATTACCCGGAAGGCGATTCCCGTCCCTGTCGGCACCGATATTCCCTCAATACGTTCGGCATGGTTCGGGGCTGCAAGCACCGCGTCTATGCTCACCTCGGGATAGCGGATGTAAATCCTGTTCGTGATGCCGTCCTGCGAGTTGTAGGCAAAGTACAGTCCTGTATCGTCACCCACCGAGGCGTCGATGAGGTCGAAGTTCGTGTCGTCCGCGACGGGGACCGTATTGATGAGGCCCTTTTTCGGGTCATCATCATTAAAGCGCTGGAGCGCTGTCACAGGATTGTCTGTTGTTGCATTCCTGAGGGCCGTCAGGTCCAACCCGGTTTCATAGACAAAGACGGTGTCTCCCGGCCGTATGTCAGAAATCGTTGTTCCCCTTGCCATAACCGGCGCTGCAAAGGTTGCAGCAAGGAGAAGAAAGGTGCAACAGAGTACACCCGTACGGGAGAGCAGTGAACGATATTTTCGATCCATGGGATTCCCTCACCCCTTCATACCAGTCACGTCACTTATGTCTTTCGGAGACGTGGGATAAAAAGGACCGGGGATCCTGTCCCGGGATCAGGCCTTCTCCACATCTGCCAGGCCGATCTTCTCGACCAGACCGGAGAGGGCGGCCTCGCGCATCCCCTCGACAAACTTGATGGACCCGACGACAAGGTGGCCGCCGCCGCTGATGCCGCCGCCATTGATCTCCTCGCGGAGTTCGCGGACCATCTTCGGGATGTTCATCAGGACACCGCGGGAACGGAGCACGGCAAAGTCAGGGCCGAAACCGAGCGTGACGACCGGTTCGCCCGGGTGCTGCCGGCAGAGGCGGTCGTGGATCTCGCCCGAGGTCTTGCCAGGCGGCGGGAAGGTGAAGCGGTGCGCGAAGATCTCCACGTCGATCCTGAAGAGGTGAGCGCCGTTCGGGAGGATCTCCTCGGTCACATGGGGCATCGACGCCGCCATCTGGTCTTCGATCGCCTCGTTTGCCTGCTCCACCAGGAGGCTCACGTAGCGCGTCTGGAGGGCGCGGTTCCCCTTGAGGTTCAGGATATCCTTGACCAGTTCCCTGCCGTCATTGAACCTGAGCCAGAACTGCTCGTAGTCGAGGGCAAGAGCAATGTCCTTGCACGCGTCTTCGGAGTATTCATCCGCGACCAGGTCAAGATAGCGCTGCCTTTCCTGCGCCTCGCTCCTGTCGCCGACACCTGCGACGGCCGGGAGATGGCGGATCAGGTCGCTGACCTTCGGGTTGATGAGGCGTGCCACCTCGGTCCCGAGCATCCCTGCCGTGACGCCGAAGTCGCCGCCGACATGATAGGGGTTGACATGCGCGATCACGTACTCGTCGACGATGGCGTCGGGGTGGTGGTGGTCGACGACGATCATCGAGAGGCCGTAGACCTGTGCCATCTTCATCGAGGGCAGATCCTCCTCGGTCGAACCATTGTCCATCAGAACGATCAGGGGCATCTTCTGACCGAAACGCTCGTGATCCTTGAGGGCGAAGTCGAGGTCCCTCGTGATGTCTTCGACCTCATAGAAGGGGGCCTTGGACGGGGAACGCTTGAAGAGGTAGTACGCCGTGTCCAGGTCGTCGCCCTCTTCCCGCATCAGGGAGATGACCGCCTGTTCGACGGCGGCCGCCGCACAGATGCCGTCGGCATCGGCATGATGGCGGAGGATGATCGGCTGGGCCTCGAAGACAGCGCGCCTGATCAGTTTGGCAACCTTCTTCATCTCGGGCTGCAACTGCGTGAGGACATCGCTCTCCACGAGGAGGGGGATGTCTTCGGGCTCTGCCCGTGCATCGAGGGCGGCCTCGATCCGGTCGTGCACTGTTTTTGCATCGTCACCGGTGAGCGCCTCCATCGAGCTGACCTCGATCTGAAGCTGGTTCTGCCGGCGCATCACCTCGCCGGAGACGCAGACGACGCCCCCGAGCTCGACCTCCGGGTACGCCCTGACGCCGGCCTCCACGAATGCCGCGGCATTGCCGCTCCCCGACTCGTCGACAAGGGTGAAGATCGTCGGCCCGCTGGTCTGCTTTACTTGCGCGACCTCGGCCTCAAAGGTGACGTTCCTGCCCACCAGAGACTGGATCTCGCCCAGTTTCGTTACATGGGCGCGGCGGGTAATAGTCTCCAGCCTGAAGACCTCCGGGATCATCTCGGCAAGGTCGATGTTTCCGTTATTCCTGATATTGATGATCTTGACAAAGATCTGGTCCTTTTCTTCGTGGCTCTGGAGGATATTGCTCTTGTGGACAAGCCCTTTCAGCCGGGCACTCAGCTGTACGAAGGTTCCGAAATTTGCAAAGCCCTGAACGGTCCCGGCATATATCTTCCCCTCTTCAACGTCCTCGATCCCGCAGTTGGGGCCAAGGGCATAGACAACGGTATCTTCAGTATTCGCCATTTTCGTACTCTCTTGTCTGGAAAGTGCTTATGTATTTTCACTTGAACAGAGGGCGGCGAGGCGTTCCTCACCATCTCTCCGTCCCTTTGCAATGATGAGATCGCCTGCCTGAAGACGCTCATCCCGTCCCGGACGGTACTTCCACCTGCCTTCTCTGCTCCGGATCACAAAGACGACCATGCCGGTGACAGTCGCAAGCGAGGCCTCGCGCAGGCTTCTGCCGGCGATGGCCGACCTCTCCTCGACTTCGAGCCGCGTGATGATCTCGTCGGACTCGCGCACGATCATCCTGAAGACCGGAGGGATTTCGATGTCGCGGAGGAGGACGTCGGCGATGGCCGAGGCGGCACTGGTGATGGTCCCGGCAAAGGAGGAGAGGTGGATCAGGCCGCAGAGGTACTCCGCCTTCTCGATCCGCCGGGTCGCCTCAAGGAGCCAGAGGTCGAACTGGTAGCGCATGTCCTCCATCCTCTCGTCGAGGACGACGACTTCCTTCGCAATGTCCTCGTTCGTGAAGAGGAGAGACGTATACGCGAGCCCGACTGCCAGTTCCGAGAGGTTCTTCATCTCGATCATCAGTGCGACGGCGCGGTCGAGGTCGTCGACGCATCCGGCCTGCACCCACTCCTTCCGGGGCTGCGGCTTCGCGCCGGTCATCGTGAACAGGGGGGTGATCCCGGCACCGAGACCCTTCGCGAGGACGATGTCCCCGGCAAGGGTCTTCGAATACTTGTCGGGGTCATAGATCCAGCCCGATCCCCGCCTGATCGCAATGACGCGCATACCCGATCGGCTCTGGAGTTTCACCTCACCGAGGGTCGTGCCGTCAAGGAGAGAGTCGGGATGCACCTCTGCCCTGACCGTCACCTCTTCCGCTTCAGGCAGGGCGTTCCTGAGTTTCTGCGGGAATTTTGCCCCTCTCAAGATAAGTTTGGCAATATCGGTTGCAGAATTGGCGATCCGCTCCGCCGCCTCGGCGATCTGGAGGAGGCCGCTCATCGCCTCGGCCTCCTCCACACGGCGCGCCCCGAGGATGGCCGAGATCCGCGCCTGATACGCGTGCCGGTTCATGACCTCTTCAAGTTTCTCGACTTCGCCGGCAATCTCGTGGCTTTCAAAGAGAATTGCAGAATAGGCAAGGTCAACCATCAGCTCCGAGATATCCTTCATCTCGATAAGGACATCCTTGAGGCTGGTCGGCTGATACTCGACTTCCATCATGAATCTGTACCGTCTTCACTCTCAATAGTGTTATGACAGTATATTAATTCGCAGGAATGAGGAAGGCGGAGTGAGATGTGTGCAATTCCCGTCTCTGTTGAACCAGACATGAGTCGGGAGCACGCCTCAGGCATACCGCATGAAAATTGTTCTGAGGAGTTCGTCTGGTCGACGTGCCTTCCCGCACGCTTGCGCCGGGGGACTACGCGCCCCCGCGTCTTCTCGACTCCTTCCGGTCGGCCTCCCTCAGGATTGGACCCGGAAAGGGTAAAACCTTCATTCAGAAGAGGACTGGCGTCCCCTCCCTATCCTAATGGCAGGGGGTCTGGGGGGCGGCAGCCCCCCCGGTAGATGAAAAACGATCCCCTGCTTCCCCCTGGCGCTCATCGAGGGTTGCACCTTACCCCAAGGCGGGGGTATAGGGGCAGAGTCACCTGCCACCGCACCCCGGACAAAGAATTCTTCCGGGGCTGAAACGTCTACGAGTGCCCTTCATGGAAGAGGTTCTGCCTTTCTGGCCAGGAACGTCCCCTCTCCTTACAGGAAGAGGTCGATGACCGCGACCAGGACCACGGCGCCGAGGAGGTCGATGACCGCGGAGATGACCGGGATCCCGAAGTTGTCGGGATCGAGACCGAACCTGAAAGAGATCGTCGCGGTGAGATGGGCGATCCCGTTGACCAGGGTCATCACGACCGCACCTGCCAGCGTGGCGATGGCGACCATGGGGAGAAGGCCGGGGGAGGGGGCGCCGAGGAGGAGGGCCGCAAGGTGTGCGAGGGCCGCCATCAAGGGAAGGAGCAGGACGGTGAAGAGGTAGGTGTGGGCGAACTGCACCACCACCTCCTTCGAAGGGACGAGGGAGGGGGCGATGATGCCGAGGTGCATCTCGGTGCCGAGGCGCGAGCAGAGGATGCCGCCGATAGACCCGCAGATCCCGGCAAAGGGTGGGATCAGGATGAGAAGGGCGGCCATGCTCACGAGACGGTCGAGGCCGAGGGTGTAGGTCACCCCGGCAAAGGTCCCGAGGACAGAGAGGCAGACGAGGAGGGGGAGGACCTCGGTGGAGATCCGCCTCACGCGTCCGCCCCGCGACCAGGAGTAGAGGCACGCGACGGCGGTGACGAGGAGCATCACCCCGAGGAGGAGTGTCCGTGTCCCTGACGGGAAGGAGAGGACGAACACGGCCGTTATGGTGAGGATCGGGATCGTGACCAGGTCGCCGAGGGTCGTCACCGCAGGGGCTGCGATCATGTCCATGTCGATGCCCTGCCTGTACGAGAGGACCGAAACGAGGACGGTAAAACCCATGACGATGAACCCGGCGACAATACCGGCGATCACCGATATGAGGACCAGGTCGCCTGTGGCGATCACCTCGACGCCTGTCAGGGCACTGACAAGGCTTGCCACAATGCCGAGGGCGACTGCCGTGGCCAGGGTGAGGATAAGGGAGACGTGGAGGTTCTCGGCAAGGACGCCGCCGTCGTGGAAACTCCCTGTAAACTCCCCGAGGTGCATGGACGAGGAGAGGCGGGAGGCGAGCACGCCCGAGATGCTCCCCCGCATATTGATCGTCGGCGGCACCAGCACCAGGAGTCCGGGGATGAGGACAAGGACCTCACGGACTGAGGAGAGATAGGACCCGGCAACGACGGCAACCACGGTGCTGATGAGGAGCGCCGCAAGGCCGGTCAGGAAGAGGCGCCGCTCGCGCCTCAAACCGTTTCCCGACTTCATCCTCACCCTCCGTCATTGCTGTCACTCCCTGAAAGGAACTTCTACCATCGCCAGATCCGATGGCGCAAGCACCTCGCCTTCAAACATCTCCTCTGCATCCCGTATATGGTTTGTCATCGAGGTATAGCGCGAACTGATGTGGACGAGGGCGAGAGAGCGGGCCTTGAGTGCCGCCGCCGCTTCGCCGGCCTCCCCCGCGGTGGAGTGGTAGACCTCCGCGGCGCGGCCCCTCTCCGAGTCGTCGAAAGTGGCGTCGTGGATGAGGAGGTCGGCCCCTTCGAGACCCTCTGTATGGAGACGGTGGATGGGACGGGTGTCTCCGGTATAGATGATCATCCGCCCCGGCCGGGGCGTCCCCAGGATCTGGTCGGGGGTGATGGTCACCTCGCCGCCGTCGTCGTGCGTCACGGTAACGCTCTCCCCACGCTGGAGACGCCCAAAGAGGGGGCCGGGCGGGACTCCGAGTGAGATCGCCGTCTCGCGGTCGAACCGGCCCGGCCGCGCATCCTCCCTGAGCGCATAACCGAGGCTCGGCATCCCGTGGGAGGTCGCAAAGGTTTCCACCTGGTAGCCCGAGAACCTGACGGCCATGCCGGGCGCCAGCTGGACGGGCTGGAGGTCGAAACCGAGTTTGGTCCGCCCGATCTTGATGGTGTATTCGACGAAGTCGTGCACTCCTTCGGGGCCGTAGATGACGAGCGGTTCTGTCCGGCCGTTGAAGGCCATGGTCTGCACGAGGCCGAGGACACCGAGGAAGTGGTCGGCGTGCCAGTGGGTGATGAAGATGGCGTCGACGAGGAACCCGGTCCGCGCCCGCATCATCTGCTGCTGGGCCCCTTCGCCGCAGTCGAAGAGGAGGGTGTCCGAACCGTGCCTGACCATGACGCACGAGGGGTTGCGGTTCGGCGTCGGCAGGGCGCCGGCCGTACCGAGGAAGTACACCTGCAGGGTCTCGCCGGCTATACGAAACACCTCCTGAAGACTTCAAGGCTTTTCCGCGCTTCGTCGAGGTTGCGCCCCTCGACCACGGCCACGCCGCCGTGATACCCGGCGGCGACGTTGCGCCCGATCTTCGTCCAGTCCTGCGTCCCGTCGCCGAGGGCGAGGTGCTCATCGGTGCTGCCGTGATTGTCGTGGATGTGCAGGTGGTTTGCCTGCCCGATCTCTGCCAGGAACGCGTCGGTCTTCCTGACAGTATTCGCATGGCCGAGGTCGAAGGTGACGCCTATCCCGTCGATACCCTCGGTGAGGCCGAGGAGTTCAAAGGGGTCGTGGCAGAGGAAGTCGGGGATGTTGATCATGTTCTCCAGGCAGGCGACAACGCCGTGCTCTTCGGCGCATTTTCCGATCTGCCGCAGCGCCTCCTTCTGGAGATCCCACACCTTCTCGGGTAGCAACTTCCCTGCGGGAGAGAGGTAACCGGGGTGGATGGTGACCCGGTCGGTGATATCGGCGGCATGCTCGACGCAGAGACAGATCTGCCGCACCGACTCGCGCCAGATGGGGTCGTTGATGGAGGCGAGGTTGAGGTCGGCATAGGGTGCGTGCACCGTCGCCTTCAGGCGGGTGCTCTCCAGCACGTCGCGGATCGCCGCCTTGTTCTTCGGGTTTTCGAGGCGGTAGTTCCCGTCGGCCGAGATCTCCCAGCCGGCATACCCGCACTCCTCGATGCCGAATACCCAGTCCACGGACTCCCAGACCTTCGAGGATGAGGCGAAATACGGCTGGATGCTCATGCACATCCCTCCAGGGCGTCGAGGAGGTGGCGGGCCTTCTCCCCGTACTCCTCCATCGTGCCTTCGTTCTCGAAGAAGACGTCGGCCATGGCGAGGGCGTCGCCAAGGCCCCAGCCAAGTTCGCGCTCGTCGCGCCTCCTGAGGTCGTCCGAGGACGCCGGGTCGTCGGACCGGCCGCGGCTGCCGAGGCGGGCGAGACGCGTCTCGAAGGAGGCCCTCACCCCGACGAGGAGGAAAGAGGTGAAGTGTTCCCTGAAGATCTCGACCTCGGCACTCCCCCTGATGCCGTCGATGACGACGACGGGCGCACCGGTGGCCTCCACCTCGGGGACGGTGATCAGGGCGATCGCCCCCATGCCGTGGCGCGCGCGGAGGTCCGAGGAGACCTTTCCCAGGTTCCCGTCTGTCAGAGGAAGCCCGGCGGTTGTGACGGCCTTCCTGATGGCGTCGCCCATCACCACGACAGGTATGCCTTTTTCTGCTGCAATCCGTGAAAATTCGCCTTTGCCGCTTGCCGGCATGCCGACGATACCGATGACCTTCATCTTTCGCTTCTCCTCTCCTGTTCTATTCCGCTCACGTCGATACTCTCTGCCCTGACAATCCGCCGCCCCTCGTAGGCGACCTCGCCGTCCTGCCGCGTCCGGATCCGCACGCTCCGCCCGAGGCGGTCGGCGACGGCCGCCAGTTCCTCGAAGTCCAGGGGGGCGACGCCGGCGAGGACGCCCTGCTGGAGGACCAGGTCGACACCGCCTGCGTCCTTTGCAATATAGGCGATGTCGTCCTCGCACCCTCTGAAGGTCGTCACGACCGCCTCGAATTCGGGGAGTCTGCCGGCGTGGTGGGCCTCCGTGCAGAGGCGGAGCGACTCCTTCACCCTGTCGGCGAAGTCCTTCTTGAGGAGGTTGTTGTAGCGGCGCCACTGCGTCTTGAGGTCGAGGGAGATCCTGTCGACGAGGCGCCCTTCAAGGAGCGCCCGGATCGTCTCCGGGTAGACGCCGTTCGTCTGAAGGCCGACGCCAAGGCCCATCGTCTTCACACCCTTCGCAAGGGCGAGAAGCGCCTCCTTCTGCATCGTCGCCTCGCCGCCAGAGAAGACGACACCGGAGACGAGGAGGGAGGACTCTTTGATCATGGCAAGGACCTCGTCGACCTCCCGCTCATCCATGCCGTCGAGAATGGCGATGTTCTGGCAGTAGTGGCACCTGACCGGGCAGCCGCGCAGGAAAACCGTGCATACGGCCCGACCTCTCCAGTCCACCGTGCTGAGCGGGACGAAACCGCCGAAGTTCACCTTCAGAAAAACCACCGTTGTATATCATGGGCGAGCGGTTTTATAGAAACTATCGAACGGTGCAGGAGGACGGTCTCCCATGGTCTGGAGAAGCCAGGACTCTCAGGCACGAGAGGATGGGGACGGGCAGGCAGATCGGTATCTTCAGGGGTACATACCCCGAGACTCAGGCCTATGGACACCCCCTCCTCCTGATCATGGCGGCCCTCCTGCTGGCAGGCGGGTGTCTCCAGCAGACTTCCGTAAGCCCAGAAGCACACTATGCAGAGTATCGTGAAGCGATCGCGCAAAACCTGGACCAGGAGATCGAGGAGAACCCGGAGAATGCCACGGCATGGTGTGAGAAGGGGATGTGGCTCACCGACTTCGACGAAGACGGCGCCGCCCGCGCCATCGACCCGGACTATGCCCTTGCGTGATATGGGAAAGGGATCTCGCTCTGGAACCTCGAAGACTATGGCCGTGCCGACGGCTGTTTTGAGAAGGCCGTGAGGCTCGATCGCACCCTATGTGCCATCGCGCCCGGATACGGAATACGGGGCGTCTGCCGTCTTGATCGCCATAGGGGACTAACTTCCCCTTAGAAAGGAGAGCAGGACGCTGTATCACGCCCGGCCG containing:
- the ade gene encoding adenine deaminase, which gives rise to MRRTLRVAQGLEPADRLFTHLSLYNPYTCSWDETSFAVADGIVVGTGIYEAGETVDLGGARVVPGLIDAHTHIESSLLVPGEYARCVVPHGTTTVVADPHEIANVSGVEGLLFMREEGKSAGLSILLTLPSCVPATSLDMGGADLSADDLAAFARADGVVGLGEVMNVPGVLSGDPEVWKKIGLCAVRDGHAPLPAGRPLNAYVLAGIQSDHECTACAEAEEKLKLGMYIMMREGSTEQNITALAPLLTPCTAARCCLATDDRHADMLVAEGHIDDAVRKLVAAGVSLETALRAATLTAAERFRLDDRGAIAPGRRADFCVLADDEVFAVKETYILGKKYEDPGFREPICPEPRFACPVPSPADIAVRGQGRARVIGLVPGQIVTESLSIEVADVPDLERDILKVVVCDRYRGTGCGVGLVHGLGLKDGAIATSVSHDAHNIIAAGVTDDEIVRAIREVVRHQGAMTAVRGERVTTLPLACGGLMATMPYPAVCEALERLALETKVMGAVDHPFMYLSFLALTVIPHLRVTTRGVFDADAFRDVPLFLEEP
- a CDS encoding GTP-binding protein; this encodes MAHGKFKLCVFGPYDAGKSSLIQALDQNTRHIEARCEGGSTTVALDYGRVQVGQEMVYLFGTPGQERFEFVRQILARGMDGAIIVVDSTADPDPMVRRLSDWLVAQKVPYAIMLNKCDLPGSSPSRFAHEIGDASVYLVSAKSGKNVHEALSLFIQGLKR
- a CDS encoding DUF3821 domain-containing protein, whose protein sequence is MARGTTISDIRPGDTVFVYETGLDLTALRNATTDNPVTALQRFNDDDPKKGLINTVPVADDTNFDLIDASVGDDTGLYFAYNSQDGITNRIYIRYPEVSIDAVLAAPNHAERIEGISVPTGTGIAFRVISPDVGTYYAAGETRAAVELVLTTPGGAEMTTFGGRDFSNLPITNSVFYTDDPGRPGPVALENLEEGTYKVQARWTSPQGFADDAEDSNVITFSVGNRVGVNTTPTTAATTAPTTVPTMAVTTETTAPETTATTPFLTTAVTTETTAPETTMTQASGTLIPALGAAALLLFALRRR
- a CDS encoding OB-fold nucleic acid binding domain-containing protein, encoding MANTEDTVVYALGPNCGIEDVEEGKIYAGTVQGFANFGTFVQLSARLKGLVHKSNILQSHEEKDQIFVKIINIRNNGNIDLAEMIPEVFRLETITRRAHVTKLGEIQSLVGRNVTFEAEVAQVKQTSGPTIFTLVDESGSGNAAAFVEAGVRAYPEVELGGVVCVSGEVMRRQNQLQIEVSSMEALTGDDAKTVHDRIEAALDARAEPEDIPLLVESDVLTQLQPEMKKVAKLIRRAVFEAQPIILRHHADADGICAAAAVEQAVISLMREEGDDLDTAYYLFKRSPSKAPFYEVEDITRDLDFALKDHERFGQKMPLIVLMDNGSTEEDLPSMKMAQVYGLSMIVVDHHHPDAIVDEYVIAHVNPYHVGGDFGVTAGMLGTEVARLINPKVSDLIRHLPAVAGVGDRSEAQERQRYLDLVADEYSEDACKDIALALDYEQFWLRFNDGRELVKDILNLKGNRALQTRYVSLLVEQANEAIEDQMAASMPHVTEEILPNGAHLFRIDVEIFAHRFTFPPPGKTSGEIHDRLCRQHPGEPVVTLGFGPDFAVLRSRGVLMNIPKMVRELREEINGGGISGGGHLVVGSIKFVEGMREAALSGLVEKIGLADVEKA
- a CDS encoding TrkA C-terminal domain-containing protein; the protein is MEVEYQPTSLKDVLIEMKDISELMVDLAYSAILFESHEIAGEVEKLEEVMNRHAYQARISAILGARRVEEAEAMSGLLQIAEAAERIANSATDIAKLILRGAKFPQKLRNALPEAEEVTVRAEVHPDSLLDGTTLGEVKLQSRSGMRVIAIRRGSGWIYDPDKYSKTLAGDIVLAKGLGAGITPLFTMTGAKPQPRKEWVQAGCVDDLDRAVALMIEMKNLSELAVGLAYTSLLFTNEDIAKEVVVLDERMEDMRYQFDLWLLEATRRIEKAEYLCGLIHLSSFAGTITSAASAIADVLLRDIEIPPVFRMIVRESDEIITRLEVEERSAIAGRSLREASLATVTGMVVFVIRSREGRWKYRPGRDERLQAGDLIIAKGRRDGEERLAALCSSENT
- a CDS encoding magnesium transporter produces the protein MKSGNGLRRERRLFLTGLAALLISTVVAVVAGSYLSSVREVLVLIPGLLVLVPPTINMRGSISGVLASRLSSSMHLGEFTGSFHDGGVLAENLHVSLILTLATAVALGIVASLVSALTGVEVIATGDLVLISVIAGIVAGFIVMGFTVLVSVLSYRQGIDMDMIAAPAVTTLGDLVTIPILTITAVFVLSFPSGTRTLLLGVMLLVTAVACLYSWSRGGRVRRISTEVLPLLVCLSVLGTFAGVTYTLGLDRLVSMAALLILIPPFAGICGSIGGILCSRLGTEMHLGIIAPSLVPSKEVVVQFAHTYLFTVLLLPLMAALAHLAALLLGAPSPGLLPMVAIATLAGAVVMTLVNGIAHLTATISFRFGLDPDNFGIPVISAVIDLLGAVVLVAVIDLFL
- the rnz gene encoding ribonuclease Z, which encodes MAGETLQVYFLGTAGALPTPNRNPSCVMVRHGSDTLLFDCGEGAQQQMMRARTGFLVDAIFITHWHADHFLGVLGLVQTMAFNGRTEPLVIYGPEGVHDFVEYTIKIGRTKLGFDLQPVQLAPGMAVRFSGYQVETFATSHGMPSLGYALREDARPGRFDRETAISLGVPPGPLFGRLQRGESVTVTHDDGGEVTITPDQILGTPRPGRMIIYTGDTRPIHRLHTEGLEGADLLIHDATFDDSERGRAAEVYHSTAGEAGEAAAALKARSLALVHISSRYTSMTNHIRDAEEMFEGEVLAPSDLAMVEVPFRE
- a CDS encoding sugar phosphate isomerase/epimerase family protein, producing the protein MSIQPYFASSSKVWESVDWVFGIEECGYAGWEISADGNYRLENPKNKAAIRDVLESTRLKATVHAPYADLNLASINDPIWRESVRQICLCVEHAADITDRVTIHPGYLSPAGKLLPEKVWDLQKEALRQIGKCAEEHGVVACLENMINIPDFLCHDPFELLGLTEGIDGIGVTFDLGHANTVRKTDAFLAEIGQANHLHIHDNHGSTDEHLALGDGTQDWTKIGRNVAAGYHGGVAVVEGRNLDEARKSLEVFRRCFV